In the genome of Mucisphaera calidilacus, one region contains:
- a CDS encoding PEP-CTERM sorting domain-containing protein, whose protein sequence is MGIAAALVGTTSVIAKPATTTVVVEAMISDILSGDATDAAGPFSGNDNGSLTDAFLNSTFGTNYDWTWQGKSDDGGFGPFTSNPDTTNGTLTLDDAISGPFILSLKAANSYSLYYFDDTFIGLTSFDFTTLGVSQNKQGKAQDLSHAGIYAAPPPQASPGPVPAPTPNAAAAGLAILGLGGLRRR, encoded by the coding sequence TTGGGTATAGCCGCTGCGCTGGTTGGCACCACCTCGGTGATCGCCAAGCCCGCTACAACGACCGTCGTAGTCGAGGCGATGATCTCAGACATCCTCAGCGGGGACGCCACCGACGCCGCGGGCCCCTTCAGCGGCAACGACAACGGCAGTCTGACAGACGCATTCCTCAACAGCACCTTCGGTACCAATTATGACTGGACCTGGCAGGGCAAGAGCGACGACGGCGGCTTCGGCCCCTTCACCAGCAACCCCGACACCACCAACGGCACACTGACGCTGGACGACGCCATCTCCGGCCCCTTCATCCTCTCGCTCAAAGCCGCCAACAGCTACAGCCTCTACTACTTCGACGACACCTTCATCGGCCTGACATCCTTCGACTTCACCACCCTTGGCGTATCGCAGAACAAGCAGGGCAAGGCTCAGGACCTCTCGCACGCCGGCATCTACGCCGCGCCGCCGCCCCAAGCCTCCCCCGGCCCTGTACCCGCACCCACACCAAACGCCGCCGCAGCAGGCTTGGCGATCCTCGGCCTCGGGGGCCTCCGCCGCCGCTGA
- the shc gene encoding squalene--hopene cyclase, which yields MDTAVPQATDAEMTRPPTQGLKGRVKRGLDAAVGKLLSLQHGDGHWCAELEGDSILQSEYILMKWILGQEDDPRLPQITAYLRRQQRADGTWGQYPGSKIDISATVKGYFCLKLAGDDVRAPHMARAREAILAAGGAERCNTFSKFYLACLGQVPYSAIPSIPPEIMKLPRWFYFHIDKVASWTRAMIITLSLVVTHRPVRAVPERLGIDELYRSERDRNRLLPTVLDPHPFWTPVFGLIDRGLKLVDLMGGTPWRASSVRAMERWVLERLEQSDGLGAIFPPMVYLQVAFQLVLGYDEDHPVLVEARRQLDRFMLKDPETGEIRLQPCFSPVWDTGIAAYALTEAGLDQGHEGMGRAADWLVAKEVTIKGDWANNLPEDVPPAGWFFEYENAWYPDCDDTVMVAMALRRIGRRDGIDAANRGIDWVLAMQNPDGGWAAFDRGACNRSILEYVPFADHNAMQDPSCPDITGRVLECLGHHGFRADHPAVLRAIAYIKTRQEPDGPFFGRWGVNYIYGTWQSIGGLDRLGYDMTLPWIRKAGEWLKSVQQSDGSFGESADTYEDPSLRGRGPSTASQTAWGMMTLQAIYGPEDDAVKAAARWLIETQQSDGDWVENEFTGTGFPRVFYLRYHLYRLYFPVMALGRWHAALG from the coding sequence TTGGATACCGCTGTTCCCCAGGCCACGGATGCCGAGATGACACGCCCGCCGACGCAGGGTTTGAAGGGTCGCGTAAAGCGTGGTCTGGATGCGGCGGTCGGCAAGCTGCTGAGTCTGCAGCATGGCGACGGGCACTGGTGCGCGGAGCTTGAGGGCGACTCGATTCTGCAGTCCGAGTACATCCTCATGAAGTGGATTCTGGGGCAGGAGGACGACCCGAGGCTGCCTCAGATCACGGCGTATCTGCGTCGTCAGCAGCGGGCGGACGGGACGTGGGGGCAGTATCCGGGTTCGAAGATCGACATTTCGGCGACGGTGAAGGGGTATTTCTGTCTGAAGCTGGCGGGTGATGACGTGCGTGCGCCGCACATGGCGCGGGCGCGGGAGGCGATTCTCGCGGCGGGCGGTGCCGAGCGGTGCAACACGTTCAGCAAGTTTTATCTGGCCTGCCTGGGTCAGGTGCCCTATTCGGCGATCCCGTCGATCCCGCCTGAGATCATGAAGCTGCCCAGGTGGTTCTACTTCCACATCGACAAGGTGGCTTCGTGGACGCGTGCGATGATCATCACGCTGAGTCTGGTGGTGACGCACCGGCCGGTGCGTGCGGTGCCTGAGCGGCTGGGGATTGATGAGTTGTACCGTTCGGAGCGTGATCGGAACCGTTTGCTGCCGACGGTTCTGGACCCGCACCCGTTCTGGACGCCTGTGTTCGGCCTGATTGATCGGGGGCTGAAGCTGGTGGACCTGATGGGTGGTACACCCTGGCGTGCGAGCTCGGTGCGTGCGATGGAGCGCTGGGTGTTGGAGCGTCTGGAGCAGAGTGACGGTCTGGGTGCGATTTTCCCGCCGATGGTTTATCTGCAGGTGGCGTTCCAGCTGGTGCTTGGGTACGACGAGGATCATCCAGTGCTGGTGGAGGCGCGTCGTCAGCTGGATCGGTTCATGTTGAAGGATCCGGAGACGGGTGAGATCCGGTTGCAGCCGTGTTTCTCGCCGGTGTGGGATACGGGGATCGCGGCGTATGCGTTGACGGAGGCGGGGCTTGATCAGGGGCACGAGGGGATGGGGCGTGCGGCGGACTGGCTGGTGGCCAAGGAGGTCACGATCAAGGGTGACTGGGCGAACAATCTGCCTGAGGACGTCCCCCCTGCCGGCTGGTTTTTTGAGTATGAGAACGCGTGGTATCCCGACTGTGATGACACGGTGATGGTGGCGATGGCGCTGCGTCGGATCGGTCGTCGGGACGGGATCGATGCGGCGAACCGTGGGATTGACTGGGTGCTGGCGATGCAGAACCCGGACGGCGGGTGGGCGGCGTTCGACCGCGGGGCGTGCAACCGTTCGATTCTGGAGTACGTGCCGTTTGCGGATCACAACGCGATGCAGGACCCGTCGTGTCCGGACATCACGGGGCGTGTGCTGGAGTGTCTGGGGCATCACGGCTTCAGGGCGGACCACCCTGCCGTGCTGCGTGCGATTGCGTACATCAAGACGCGTCAGGAGCCGGACGGGCCGTTTTTCGGTCGTTGGGGCGTGAACTACATTTACGGCACATGGCAGTCGATTGGTGGGTTGGATCGGCTGGGTTATGACATGACGCTGCCGTGGATCCGCAAGGCGGGTGAGTGGCTCAAGTCGGTGCAGCAGTCGGACGGTTCGTTCGGGGAGTCGGCGGACACGTATGAAGATCCGTCGCTTCGGGGGCGTGGTCCTTCGACGGCGTCGCAGACGGCGTGGGGGATGATGACGCTGCAGGCGATCTACGGGCCGGAGGATGATGCTGTGAAAGCTGCGGCGCGGTGGCTGATTGAGACGCAGCAGTCGGATGGCGACTGGGTCGAGAACGAGTTCACGGGGACGGGTTTCCCGCGTGTGTTCTATCTGCGTTATCACCTGTACCGGTTGTACTTCCCGGTGATGGCGCTGGGGCGTTGGCACGCGGCGCTGGGGTGA
- a CDS encoding LamG domain-containing protein, whose translation MKTQKTLACALAAVAGLSLTPCASAALLLEWTFDEAAGDALNSGTLGAAADGSVGATAGRVADTPSGSGFAADLTAAGSGSVFSAGDIDIVDGLNTFTLSTWINIQGLNADQGGSSNVRLMSEQGGGSFPGPSWNLNNPNTGDRGVDNVRTALFVGANNGFGAGFQDQMDIDAADQWVFLAVSVDLSVASNNITFYVGDLNSPLAVAGVASTGGIGPVSGDGGANTEFGIGFTSAAPTADTSLNGYQDNVRVWDEALDVDALNRIFVADGGFVPEPASFVLVSLGGLIALRRR comes from the coding sequence ATGAAGACTCAGAAGACTTTGGCTTGTGCTCTGGCTGCCGTGGCTGGCCTGAGCCTGACCCCGTGTGCTTCGGCGGCGTTGCTGCTTGAGTGGACGTTTGATGAGGCTGCGGGCGATGCGTTGAACTCGGGCACGCTTGGCGCAGCTGCGGACGGCAGCGTCGGCGCGACCGCCGGTCGTGTTGCGGACACGCCTTCCGGCTCGGGTTTTGCGGCTGATCTGACCGCGGCGGGCAGCGGGAGCGTTTTTTCGGCCGGTGACATCGACATCGTGGATGGCCTGAACACGTTCACGCTCTCGACCTGGATCAACATTCAGGGTTTGAATGCGGATCAGGGTGGATCGTCGAATGTCCGTCTGATGTCGGAGCAAGGCGGCGGTTCGTTCCCCGGGCCGTCGTGGAACCTGAACAACCCGAACACGGGTGACCGTGGTGTTGACAATGTGCGAACGGCCCTGTTTGTCGGTGCCAACAACGGTTTTGGCGCGGGATTTCAGGACCAGATGGACATTGACGCGGCTGATCAGTGGGTTTTCCTGGCGGTCAGTGTTGATCTGTCGGTTGCGAGCAACAACATCACGTTCTATGTGGGCGATCTGAACAGCCCGTTGGCTGTCGCAGGCGTGGCTTCGACGGGTGGTATCGGTCCGGTGTCGGGTGATGGCGGTGCGAACACGGAGTTCGGCATCGGTTTTACTTCGGCGGCCCCGACGGCTGATACGTCGTTGAATGGCTACCAGGACAACGTGCGTGTCTGGGATGAGGCGCTCGATGTTGACGCGTTGAACCGGATCTTCGTGGCTGACGGCGGTTTTGTGCCGGAGCCGGCGTCGTTCGTGCTGGTGAGTCTGGGCGGCCTGATCGCTCTGCGTCGCCGCTGA
- the purN gene encoding phosphoribosylglycinamide formyltransferase: MSDSQVGPRLAVLVSGGGRSLQNLADRIADGRLTASIDLVIASNTKADEAACERDLHGDVPIVRIRSQDFDHREDFSDVVFDRCRAAGVDLVVLAGWLSLLRIAPDFEGRVLNIHPALLPSFGGPGMYGDNVHEAVLKAGCKVSGCTVHLADDAYDNGPILVQRCCPVLDDDTSGTLAARVFEQECEALPEGIGVAWSMMLRRA, from the coding sequence ATGTCTGATTCACAGGTTGGTCCACGTCTGGCGGTGCTGGTTTCGGGTGGTGGCCGTTCGCTGCAGAATCTGGCGGATCGGATCGCGGATGGTCGGCTCACGGCGTCGATTGATCTGGTGATCGCTTCGAATACGAAGGCGGACGAGGCGGCGTGCGAGCGTGATCTTCACGGCGACGTGCCGATTGTGCGTATCCGGTCGCAGGATTTTGACCATCGTGAGGATTTCTCGGACGTGGTTTTTGACCGTTGTCGGGCGGCGGGTGTGGATCTGGTTGTGCTTGCGGGCTGGTTGAGTTTGTTGAGGATTGCGCCGGACTTCGAGGGTCGGGTGCTGAACATTCACCCGGCGCTGCTGCCGAGTTTCGGCGGACCGGGGATGTACGGGGATAACGTTCACGAGGCGGTGTTGAAGGCGGGCTGCAAGGTGTCGGGTTGTACGGTGCATCTCGCGGATGATGCGTATGACAACGGGCCGATTCTGGTGCAGCGTTGCTGCCCGGTTCTGGATGACGATACGTCGGGGACGCTGGCTGCTCGGGTTTTTGAGCAGGAGTGCGAGGCGTTGCCGGAGGGGATCGGGGTGGCGTGGTCAATGATGCTGCGTCGGGCTTGA
- the gluQRS gene encoding tRNA glutamyl-Q(34) synthetase GluQRS, whose amino-acid sequence MSAPATPATRLAPSPTGALHLGNARTFLINWALATQNNWRIILRIEDLDGPRIKQGSDLGAIDTLRWLGITWHDGPHYQAADLTPYTHAMQTLLDQRLIYPCPATRKEIEASLSAPHADDHERRYPGFHRPTTDADWQRVQQHANDRGLLNEGDWAWRLIVPDQPITIHDTFAPPARVNVQQQVGDFVIASKAGLPAYQLAVVVDDARQSITHVVRGDDLLHASARQHWLYKFLGQEDLIPSYTHLPLVVGPDGRRLAKRHGDTRIASFRDAGVPPERIVGLIAYQAGITQQRTPMTAAQFATEFSLDTLPRTPVTCTQEDTDWLLAP is encoded by the coding sequence TTGTCCGCTCCAGCCACACCCGCAACCCGCCTCGCACCCTCGCCCACCGGAGCGCTGCACCTCGGCAACGCCCGAACCTTCCTCATCAACTGGGCCCTCGCCACGCAGAACAACTGGCGCATCATCCTCCGCATCGAAGACCTCGACGGCCCACGCATCAAGCAAGGCAGCGACCTCGGCGCGATCGACACCCTCCGCTGGCTCGGCATCACGTGGCACGACGGCCCGCACTACCAGGCCGCCGACCTCACGCCCTACACCCACGCTATGCAGACCCTCCTCGATCAACGCCTCATCTACCCCTGCCCCGCCACCCGCAAAGAAATCGAGGCCTCCCTCTCAGCACCCCACGCCGACGACCACGAACGCCGCTACCCCGGATTCCACCGCCCGACCACCGATGCCGACTGGCAACGTGTCCAGCAACACGCCAACGACCGCGGTCTCCTCAACGAGGGTGACTGGGCCTGGCGTCTGATCGTCCCCGATCAACCCATCACCATCCACGACACCTTCGCACCGCCCGCCCGGGTCAACGTCCAGCAGCAGGTCGGCGACTTCGTCATCGCCTCCAAGGCCGGACTCCCCGCCTACCAGCTCGCCGTCGTCGTCGACGACGCACGCCAGAGCATCACCCACGTCGTCCGAGGCGACGACCTGCTCCACGCCTCCGCACGACAGCACTGGCTCTACAAGTTTCTCGGTCAGGAAGACCTCATCCCCAGCTACACCCACCTGCCGCTCGTCGTTGGTCCCGACGGACGACGACTCGCCAAGCGCCACGGCGACACACGCATCGCATCCTTCCGTGACGCCGGTGTCCCCCCCGAACGCATCGTCGGCCTCATCGCATACCAGGCCGGCATCACCCAACAACGCACACCCATGACCGCGGCTCAATTCGCCACAGAATTCTCACTCGACACACTCCCCCGCACGCCCGTAACCTGCACGCAGGAGGACACCGATTGGCTGCTCGCGCCCTGA
- a CDS encoding DUF192 domain-containing protein yields MAARALTILLITTLFAAGCDPAPKSPEQIRQAIADADIQPVTINGKTFNLEIAATHDKRVQGLSDRESIADDGGMIFVFKAPARRAFVMRRCLVPIDILFLDPDGTIVRSHAMKVEPYDRSELALKRYNSRWPAQFAIELQGGMIEKLGIEDGQTIDLPLDKLKALAE; encoded by the coding sequence TTGGCTGCTCGCGCCCTGACCATCCTGCTCATCACCACCCTGTTCGCCGCCGGCTGCGATCCCGCGCCCAAGTCACCCGAGCAGATCCGCCAGGCCATCGCCGACGCCGACATCCAACCCGTCACCATCAACGGCAAAACCTTCAATCTCGAAATCGCCGCCACACACGACAAACGCGTACAGGGCCTCTCCGACAGGGAGTCCATCGCCGACGACGGCGGCATGATCTTCGTCTTCAAAGCACCCGCACGACGTGCCTTTGTCATGCGACGCTGCCTCGTACCCATCGACATCCTCTTTCTCGATCCAGACGGCACAATCGTCAGAAGCCACGCCATGAAGGTCGAGCCCTACGACCGCAGCGAACTCGCCCTCAAACGCTACAACTCTCGCTGGCCCGCCCAGTTCGCCATCGAACTCCAGGGCGGAATGATCGAAAAACTCGGCATCGAAGACGGACAAACCATCGATCTCCCACTCGACAAGCTCAAGGCCCTCGCCGAGTAG